A section of the Papio anubis isolate 15944 chromosome 2, Panubis1.0, whole genome shotgun sequence genome encodes:
- the ZNF502 gene encoding zinc finger protein 502, with product MLNMQGTEEREIRRETCPGWVNKNKPAPEQDVCKIDSSGIVAKRFQEDEYQDSTFEEKYACEGMKENSSREIAESCLFQEGGFGGITFIHKEAPPEIISQNYNFEKSLLLTSSLVTRLRVSTEESLHQWETSNVHTNDFSDQSKCPTLCTQKKSWKCNECGKTFTQGSSLTQHQRTHTGERPYTCEECGKAFSRSSFLVQHQRIHTGVKPYGCEQCGKTFRCRSFLTQHQRVHTGEKPYKCNECGNSFRNHSHLTEHQRIHTGEKPYKCNRCGKAFNQNTHLIHHQRIHTGEKPYVCSECGSSFRKHSNLTQHQRIHTGEKPHKCDECGKTFQTKANLSQHQRIHTGEKPYKCKECGKAFCQSPSLIKHQRIHTGEKPYKCKECGKAFTQSTPLTKHQRIHTGERPYKCSECGKAFIQSICLIRHQRSHTGEKPYKCNECGKGFNQNTCLTQHMRIHTGEKPYKCKECGKAFAHSSSLTEHHRTHTGEKLYKCSECEKTFRKYAHLSEHYRIHTGEKPYECIECGKFFRHSSVLFRHQKLHSGE from the exons ATGTTGAATATGCAAGGAactgaagagagagagattagaagAGAGACTTGTCCAG GCTGGGTAAACAAGAACAAGCCTGCTCCAGAGCAGGATGTCTGTAAAATTGATTCATCAGGGATAGTAGCAAAGAGATTCCAAGAGGATGAATACCAAGATTctacatttgaagaaaaatatgcatGTGAGGGCATGAAGGAAAACTCTTCTAGGGAGATTGCTGAATCATGCCTTTTCCAGGAAGGAGGTTTTGGGGGAATAACTTTCATCCACAAAGAAGCACCCCCTGAAATTATTAGTCAAAACTACAATTTTGAGAAAAGCTTGCTTTTGACCTCAAGCCTTGTTACACGTCTCAGGGTTTCTACAGAAGAGAGTCTGCATCAGTGGGAAACAAGTAATGTACACACCAATGATTTTTCAGACCAAAGTAAATGTCCAACTCTCTGCACACAGAAGAAATCTTGGAAATGTAACGAATGTGGAAAAACCTTTACTCAGGGCTCATCCCTTACCCAACATCAGAgaactcatactggagagagacCCTACACATGtgaggaatgtgggaaagcctttagtCGTAGTTCATTCCTTGTTCAACATCAAAGAATTCACACTGGAGTGAAACCATATGGATGTGAGCAGTGTGGGAAAACATTTCGATGTCGATCATTTCTTACTCAGCATCAAagagttcacactggagagaaaccttataaatgtaatgaatgtgggaatTCCTTCCGCAATCACTCACATCTCACTGAACaccagagaattcacactggagagaaaccttataagTGTAATAGATGTGGGAAGGCATTCAATCAGAATACACACCTTATTCatcatcagagaattcacactggtgaGAAGCCTTATGTATGCAGTGAATGTGGCTCTTCTTTTCGAAAACACTCAAATCTTACacaacatcagagaattcacactggggAAAAACCCCATAAATGTGATGAATGTGGGAAAACTTTCCAAACAAAGGCAAACCTCTCTcagcatcagagaattcatactggagagaaaccctataaatgtaaagaatgtggcaaagcgtTTTGTCAGAGCCCATCTCTTATTAAACACCAgcgaattcatactggagaaaaaccataTAAGTGTAAGGAATGTGGCAAAGCATTTACTCAGAGCACCCCACTCACTAAACATCAGAGAATACACACGGGGGAGAGACCCTACAAATGCAGTGAATGTGGTAAAGCCTTCATTCAGAGCATTTGCCTTATTCGGCATCAGAGAagtcacactggagaaaaaccctataaatgtaatgaatgtggaaagGGCTTTAATCAGAACACCTGCCTTACTCAGCATatgagaattcatactggagagaagccctataaatgtaaagaatgtgggaaagcctttgcTCATAGCTCATCTCTTACTGAACATCATAGAACTCACACTGGTGAGAAGCTCTATAAATGTAGTGAGTGTGAGAAAACCTTCCGCAAGTATGCACACCTTAGTGAACATTACAGAATTCACACTGGTGAGAAGCCTTATGAGTGCATTGAGTGTGGAAAGTTCTTCAGACATAGTTCAGTCCTTTTCAGACATCAGAAACTTCACAGTGGTGAATAA
- the ZNF501 gene encoding zinc finger protein 501, which produces MNSSQISLTMKHRRVNMQKKPSKCSECGKFFTQRSSLTQHQRIHRGEKPYVCTECGSCFRKQSNLTQHLRIHTGEKPFKCNECEKAFQTKAILVQHLRIHTGEKPYKCNECGKAFCQSPSLIKHQRIHTGEKPYKCTECGKAFSQSVCLTRHQRSHSGDKPFKCNKCGKAFNQSACLMQHQRIHSGEKPYTCIECGKAFTQNSSLVEHERTHTGEKLYKCSECEKTFRKQAHLSEHYRIHTGEKPYECVGCGKSFRHSSALLRHQRLHAGE; this is translated from the coding sequence ATGAACTCCAGCCAAATATCACTCACAATGAAACATCGGAGAGTTAACATGCAGAAGAAACCTTCAAAGTGTAGTGAATGTGGAAAGTTCTTTACTCAGAGATCATCTCTTACCCAGCACCAGAGGATTCACAGAGGAGAGAAGCCCTATGTGTGCACTGAATGTGGAAGTTGTTTCCGTAAACAGTCAAATCTTACTCAACATCTGAGAATCCATACGGGAGAGAAACCttttaaatgtaatgaatgtgaGAAAGCCTTTCAAACAAAAGCAATTCTTGTTCAGCATctgagaattcatactggagagaaaccctataaatgcaatgaatgtggaaaagccttttgTCAGAGCCCATCCCTTATTAAACACCAgcgaattcatactggagagaaaccgtaTAAATGCacagaatgtggcaaagccttcagTCAGAGCGTATGCCTTACTCGTCATCAGAGAAGTCATTCTGGAGATAAACCTTTTAAGTGTAAtaaatgtgggaaagcctttaatCAGAGTGCATGTCTCATGCAGCATCAGAGAATTCAttcaggagagaaaccctacacatGCATTGAATGTGGTAAAGCCTTCACTCAGAACTCTTCCCTTGTTGAACATGAAAGGACTCACACCGGAGAGAAACTTTATAAATGTAGTGAGTGTGAAAAAACTTTCCGCAAACAAGCACACCTTAGTGAGCACTacagaattcatactggagaaaaaccttatGAGTGTGTTGGATGTGGGAAATCCTTTAGGCACAGTTCAGCACTTCTTCGACATCAGAGGCTTCATGCTGGAGAGTAA